CTCTCAGGCGGGGCGAAGTTGCTGCAAATGGCGCCAAACCTGGCCCGGCAACAAGTCTCCTTCGATGGTGCACTCAATCGACCGTTGGAATTTCGGGAGGCTATTAGCGCGCTGCACGATGTGGTGATCAACGACCTTCGCTTCGAGCCACGCGACAAGACCGCTTACCAGCAGTGGCTTGTCGAACAACGGAAGCAGGAACAAGCTCTCCGTCAACAGGCGATGCAAGACAAACGTGACGCGATTGCCCGCGGCGATATCGAAAAGCCCTCCGCCGATTTAAAGCGGCAACACGCGGCCGCCCTCAAACGATACTGGGCGGCTCGGCAGATGCTGAACAAACGCTTGCGGCAAGAGAATGAACAACTGTGGCGGCGTTTGATGCCGTACGATCCCGTGATCACAGTGGCGGATGACGTTGTCTTCTTCGAGTGCTTCTCAGTCGATCAATCGAGTTATGGCTGCTTAACCGTCGATCGCGGTGATGGCTTCGGCGAATCAGGGCAGACACAACTTGGCACGACGAATGTCGATTACTCGTGGGATTTGTACGAGAGCTTTCAATCGCTGCGAACCTACCGCCAAACCCGGTTTCAGATCGATCCATCGGCGTTCGAAGTGGCCACCGACGGCGGTAGTAGCGAGCATCGGGAAGAGAAGATTGAACTGCCTGACGGATGGCTAAGCGGGTTTGTCCGCCTGCAATCGGCGATGGCGATGCCGATGCGAAAGGTCACGTTGCCGACCGCCACGGTTTATTCCCTGCTGGCGTTTCTGAGGCGTAGTAAGGCCAAGACCAGCCCGCGGGCAATTCGCTTTGAACTTACCGAAGGACAGACGCCTCGTCTGGTACTCGAACCTTGGGAGAAAACGATC
The Blastopirellula marina genome window above contains:
- a CDS encoding metal-binding protein; this encodes MNVSMKYASRSGLYELSGGAKLLQMAPNLARQQVSFDGALNRPLEFREAISALHDVVINDLRFEPRDKTAYQQWLVEQRKQEQALRQQAMQDKRDAIARGDIEKPSADLKRQHAAALKRYWAARQMLNKRLRQENEQLWRRLMPYDPVITVADDVVFFECFSVDQSSYGCLTVDRGDGFGESGQTQLGTTNVDYSWDLYESFQSLRTYRQTRFQIDPSAFEVATDGGSSEHREEKIELPDGWLSGFVRLQSAMAMPMRKVTLPTATVYSLLAFLRRSKAKTSPRAIRFELTEGQTPRLVLEPWEKTIDAHGATYQGAACEPIRIWGRRRLLTLSRLLPLADGVDVYLLGTGLPSFWVVRMGPMRLTLGLSGWTTNDWSAGSAVDMLMPQEKARDSVVASIAESLSNQRAATLDAIAGKAYLAKPIVSSALNELALRGQVIFDLHAGLYRWRSILPLPLSDKEIAPPHPEMQAAEDLAKSGKGTLNEAIAGPRGGIILTGKVDTFPCETMIDGDGMIRRGKCLCGWHRKSGIRNGPCRHIQALRLTFDRTKQPA